One part of the Lotus japonicus ecotype B-129 chromosome 2, LjGifu_v1.2 genome encodes these proteins:
- the LOC130738475 gene encoding APO protein 1, chloroplastic-like: MGLPLVSSALLDFPHNRVFPCMEFMGSHLSASKSYAPALKFNCQHFHKVGSTLPGVILCANRKFRGDEAVWKREQLTQNVDFPPKFPKKKKKPYPIPFKEIKHAARTDWKLAHMGIEKPLEPPKNGLLVPDLVPVAYGVFDAWKLLIKGLSQLLHVIPAHGCSECSEVHVAPIGHCILDCEGPTSSQRHSSHAWVKGSINDILVPIESYHLFDPFGRRIKHQTRFEYDRIPAVVELCIQAGVDIPEYPSRRRTNPVRILGRKILDRGGHIEEPKPWRSAESSSLLDFDTYRVCERFPRPSLADLPKIAEETLYAYETVRKGVRKLMKKYTVKACGYCSEVHVGPWGHNAKLCGAFKHQWRDGKHGWQDATVDEVFPPNYVWHVRDPSGPPLRSSLKRYYGKTPAVVEVCMQAGAKISDEYKPMMRLDIVIPDSDETRMII, translated from the exons ATGGGGCTGCCACTAGTTTCTTCTGCACTATTGGATTTCCCTCATAACC GTGTTTTCCCCTGCATGGAGTTTATGGGGTCTCACCTATCTGCTTCTAAGTCATATGCTCCTGCTTTGaag TTTAATTGTCAACATTTTCACAAGGTCGGATCAACATTGCCTGGAGTTATACTTTGTGCTAATCGGAAGTTCAGAGGTGATGAAGCTGTGTGGAAACGAGAACAGTTAACCCAAAATGTTGATTTTCCACCAAAGTTccctaagaaaaagaaaaaaccataCCCAATACCCTTTAAGGAAATCAAACATGCTGCAAGGACTGACTGGAAACTTGCACACATGGGAATAGAGAAGCCTCTTGAACCTCCGAAGAATGGATTGCTTGTTCCAGACCTAGTTCCTGTTGCCTATGGAGTATTTGATGCTTGGAAGCTTTTGATTAAAGGTCTTTCCCAGCTCTTGCATGTCATTCCTGCACATGGCTGTAG TGAATGCTCAGAAGTTCATGTGGCTCCAATTGGTCACTGCATTCTGGATTGTGAAGGTCCTACCAGTTCACAGCGTCATAGCTCTCATGCATGGGTCAAGGGTTCCATCAACGATATACTTGTCCCAATTGAGTCCTATCATCTCTTTGACCCCTTTGGTAGGCGCATTAAGCATCAAACACGGTTTGAGTATGACCGGATCCCAGCTGTTGTTGAGTTATGCATTCAAGCCGGGGTAGATATCCCAGAGTACCCTTCACGCCGAAGGACCAATCCAGTACGAATTTTAGGGAGGAAAATACTTGACAGAGGCGGACATATAGAGGAACCTAAACCATGGCGCTCAGCGGAGTCCTCTTCACTCCTTGACTTCGATACTTACAGGGTTTGTGAGCGGTTTCCGCGTCCATCATTGGCAGACTTACCTAAAATTGCTGAAGAAACACTTTATGCATATGAAACTGTTCGAAAGGGTGTCAggaagttgatgaagaagtaCACCGTGAAAGCATGCGGTTATTGCTCGGAAGTTCACGTCGGACCATGGGGCCACAACGCTAAGCTTTGTGGAGCATTCAAGCACCAGTGGCGGGATGGGAAGCACGGTTGGCAGGACGCGACTGTGGATGAAGTTTTTCCTCCAAATTATGTGTGGCATGTTAGGGACCCGAGTGGACCTCCCTTGAGGAGTTCACTGAAGAGATATTATGGTAAGACTCCAGCTGTGGTAGAAGTGTGCATGCAAGCTGGTGCGAAGATCTCTGATGAGTACAAGCCCATGATGAGGCTTGACATTGTAATCCCGGATAGTGATGAGACAAGAATGATTATTTGA